TTTTTTAGCTAGATTTCATCTTGAGGCTTTTACCAATGTTATTAGTGTTGAACGTGTTAAGATATATGATGTTATTAGGTCTAAGGCTGAGGATTTTGCTAAGCGTTACTCTTCTATCTATGGAATAGATATAGAGGTTGCTAATGATGTTAGAGAAGCTGTATATGGTGTAGATGTATTAGCTACTCTTACACCATCTAGAGAACCTATAGTTAGAAATGAATGGGTTTCTGAGGGTATGCATATAAATGCTATGGGTGCTGATGCACCTGGGAAGGAGGAGCTTGATCCAGATATATTGAGGAGAGCTAAGATAGTTGTTGATGATATGGAGCAGGCTATCCATAGTGGTGAGATAAATGTCCCTATATCAAGAGGTATTATAAGGAGAGAGGATATCTATGGTGAACTTGGGGAAATTGTTGCTGGAATTAAACCTGGGAGAACTTCTGATAGAGAAATAACAATATTTGATTCTACTGGTTTAGCTATACAAGATATTATAGTTGCATGGCATGTATATAGAGAGGCTGAGAAGCGTGGAATTGGTAGAATAATTAGTTTATAGATCTTAGCTATGTCCATATTTTGTTAATGTTGTTTGCTTCTGTATTGAGCTTCTTATACCTGGATTATCTGTAGCAATACCATTTACACCATAGCTAATCATCTTTAGTGCTAGAGCAACGTCATTTACAGTCCATGTGAATATCTTTAGCTTTTTCGCATGGATTTCTCTAACTATATTTGGTGTTACTATATTGTATCTCGGTAGAATGGCATATGCTTTCATCTTAACTGCTTCATCTATTGGTATAGGATATCTATATGTTAGTAAACCTATATCAATTGAGCTATTAATTTGTTTAACTCTTTTCAATGATTCATAGTTAAACGATATTATAAGGACATTATCAATAGCTTTATAAGCCTCGATAAGTCTAACAACCTCTTCCTCTATACCCTCATCCTTTAACTCTATAAATATAGGTATTCTATTTGCAAATATCTCTAAAACCTCCTCTAACGTAGGTATTGGCTCTTTTCCAAATACCTTTATATTCCTTATATCATCATATGCAAGTTCTGAAACCTTCTTATCTATATTAGCAACACGTTTTAGATTATCATCATGTAACACTATTAGTTTTCCATCACTAGTCCTCCTAACATCTAATTCAAAGGCATCTGCACCCATATCTACAGCTTTTCTAAATGCAGCAATAGTATTCTCAGGTTCTAATGCTGAGGCACCTCTATGAGCTATTACTATGAATTTCTCCTCTAGTAAAACCATGGTATAACTACCTCTGTCCCCTCATAATAATCTTTGTTGATAGCTCCTGATAAAGCTTATATATATCTGAGGTTGATGGGTCTACACCTGTTGCTAAAAGATCATTGTATAGCCTTCTCGATATAGCCTCAATATCTATACAAGGCTCTGTACATATAGTTATAGGATGAACCTGTTTTGATATTAGCATTGATATTAGTGCTATAGAAGCTATATCTGACGGCATTAGAGATCCTTTTTCAACTTTAGATGATATAACCTCAACAATTTGCATGATAAGCGGATCTTTATGGAGTTCTAATGAATCATTTAATGCTTTTACAATTAGCTGTACATATGCATCACTATTGCTATGTGCTGATGGTAGTAAATCTACATCATCTAGACATAGATTTCTATTCATTTTTAAAGGCTCATATATCTTCTTCCCAAATGTATCTAAAAGAGATAGAGATTCGCTAATTAGATTAAGCATTCTAGTTATATCTGTAAGTATATGGATATCTATAAGACATCGACGTGCAACTGTATTAATATCAAAACCTGTATATTTTGGTAGAAACTGTACTATGTTTCTCAAAACCTGTTTCTCACTCTCACTAGCTTCAGAGATAAAGGATGCTAATCTCTTCTGAATATATACTAACTCGCTATAACTAAGATTATTTCTCTTAAGCTTTTCTATAGCCCACATAGCAACAGCTATAGAGAGACCAAATCTTGGTTTTGTAAGAAAATCAAATCTAGAGACAATATCTCTATTGAGAATACCTTGAATTCTATAACATTTCTGTAGCTTTAGCAATACGTTAATGATCTCCTCATAGGTAATCATCTAGATAGCACCAAAAAACCTATAGTATAGTTATAGATACAAAGAATAAAAATCTTTCTAGTATAGAGATAAGAGCAGTTAGAATCTTATCTCTCAACTACTATCAACGTTGTTGTACTCTTTATATGTGGCATCCTCCTAATTTTAGCTATAACAGCATTCCTTAGATTATCAAATGTCTCAGCTTCAACAACTGTAACTACATCGTATATGCCATAAACAACATGAACCTCTTTAACTTCTGGAAGCTGTGAAAGCTGTCTAGCTACATCTTCTTCCATTCCAACATCTGTATTTATTAATACTATCGCCTTAGGCAAAATACGTCCCCTAGAATTATAACATTTTAGAACGCTTATAAAAGTATTTATGATATTATAACATATATAGAATTAAATAGCATATCTGTAGTAGAGATGTATTGAATTTGGTGTTTAGCATATGGAGATAGGAGATTATGAAAAGAGTCATGTAGTTAGAATATGTAGGGAGAAATGCCTAGAGCAGGGTTATTATGGAGATACACTGAGTTATTGTATTGAAAAATGTATTGAGGATATTAGAGGTTTATCAAAATGATTTGGTGATGTATTATAATTATTGAGAGAATCTCTATTGTGAGAGACATTGGATTTACAGTTTATAATATTGGAAAAGGTTCTCCATGTATATTCATTATTACAGGGTTTACAAAAAATGATTTCTGCTGTACAGCGTCATTACTAAGTGTTATTGATGCTATTAGAGATGAGGATACTCGAGGATCTATAAAGATAGTGCCTATAGCTAATGAGATTCTATATAGATATGGAACAAATATAGATTATTTAAGAGGTATTGATAAGGCTTTTCCAGGAAAAGATAAATCTATTGTAAGTTCTATTGCTGAAGGTATATGGAATATTGCTAGAAGATGTGACTATGCTATAGAGTTACGATGTTCAAATAATGTATTGGACCATATCGTTATTCCTATAGATAGAATGGATTATTTGAGTGAATTCGTTAGTTTTATACCCATAGAAACAGTTGTAATGATAAAAAGGCTTTCTAAGCGTCTATTCTATGAATTATCTGTAAGAAATGTAAAGTCATTGAGAATTATATTAAGGGGTGGTAAAGAGTTTGAAGCTGATGATATAGATAGAATTAAGAATATAACTATATCTATTCTGAGAAATATTGGTATAATTAAAAAGAAATCGAAGAATCAGTCAATAGAGAGGCAATTCTTTAATGGTTATACTATAGTTAGGAGTAGGATGAGTGGTGTTTTTATGCCTGTGAAAAATGTGGGAGATTTT
Above is a genomic segment from Ignisphaera aggregans DSM 17230 containing:
- a CDS encoding L-alanine dehydrogenase (COGs: COG2423 ornithine cyclodeaminase mu-crystallin homolog~InterPro IPR003462:IPR012742~KEGG: mth:MTH1495 alanine dehydrogenase~PFAM: ornithine cyclodeaminase/mu-crystallin~PRIAM: Ornithine cyclodeaminase~SPTR: O27539 Ornithine cyclodeaminase~TIGRFAM: alanine dehydrogenase~PFAM: Ornithine cyclodeaminase/mu-crystallin family~TIGRFAM: alanine dehydrogenase, Archaeoglobus fulgidus type), producing the protein MVDILVLNSNDVASILSMKDVISLVENAFREKGLGRVQMPPKVYLFFSRYDGDLRAMPAYFEGLDIAGVKIVNSHPMNPTRYGLPTVMAVIYLVDPRGGRPLCIMDGTLITGMRTGGAAGVATKYLGRRDSRIVGIIGAGFLARFHLEAFTNVISVERVKIYDVIRSKAEDFAKRYSSIYGIDIEVANDVREAVYGVDVLATLTPSREPIVRNEWVSEGMHINAMGADAPGKEELDPDILRRAKIVVDDMEQAIHSGEINVPISRGIIRREDIYGELGEIVAGIKPGRTSDREITIFDSTGLAIQDIIVAWHVYREAEKRGIGRIISL
- a CDS encoding glycerophosphoryl diester phosphodiesterase (COGs: COG0584 Glycerophosphoryl diester phosphodiesterase~InterPro IPR004129~KEGG: sto:ST0669 glycerophosphoryl diester phosphodiesterase~PFAM: glycerophosphoryl diester phosphodiesterase~SPTR: Q974I9 226aa long hypothetical glycerophosphoryl diester phosphodiesterase~PFAM: Glycerophosphoryl diester phosphodiesterase family), which codes for MVLLEEKFIVIAHRGASALEPENTIAAFRKAVDMGADAFELDVRRTSDGKLIVLHDDNLKRVANIDKKVSELAYDDIRNIKVFGKEPIPTLEEVLEIFANRIPIFIELKDEGIEEEVVRLIEAYKAIDNVLIISFNYESLKRVKQINSSIDIGLLTYRYPIPIDEAVKMKAYAILPRYNIVTPNIVREIHAKKLKIFTWTVNDVALALKMISYGVNGIATDNPGIRSSIQKQTTLTKYGHS
- a CDS encoding transcriptional regulator, AsnC family (InterPro IPR019887~KEGG: sai:Saci_0731 hypothetical protein~PFAM: Transcription regulator, AsnC-type-like~SPTR: Q4JAS0 Conserved Archaeal protein~PFAM: AsnC family), coding for MPKAIVLINTDVGMEEDVARQLSQLPEVKEVHVVYGIYDVVTVVEAETFDNLRNAVIAKIRRMPHIKSTTTLIVVER
- a CDS encoding hypothetical protein (KEGG: abu:Abu_2304 putative succinylglutamate desuccinylase/aspartoacylase~PFAM: Succinylglutamate desuccinylase / Aspartoacylase family); the encoded protein is MRDIGFTVYNIGKGSPCIFIITGFTKNDFCCTASLLSVIDAIRDEDTRGSIKIVPIANEILYRYGTNIDYLRGIDKAFPGKDKSIVSSIAEGIWNIARRCDYAIELRCSNNVLDHIVIPIDRMDYLSEFVSFIPIETVVMIKRLSKRLFYELSVRNVKSLRIILRGGKEFEADDIDRIKNITISILRNIGIIKKKSKNQSIERQFFNGYTIVRSRMSGVFMPVKNVGDFVERDDVIGSLNNDKVVSPVKGRIIFMSRATYATINRVLCVIANSLQ